Proteins encoded within one genomic window of Solea senegalensis isolate Sse05_10M linkage group LG11, IFAPA_SoseM_1, whole genome shotgun sequence:
- the LOC122777694 gene encoding follitropin subunit beta-like produces the protein ICAFSMTLFVVKYTLLCALIGGTSCACMLKNHTLWIERHDFAQCVAINTTICSGYCYTQDTNLKGRFGRTFLIQRSCVPLSLIYHTAPFPGCSEDVTPQLYYPAARRCTCGRCDTRSHHCVRTRRVYYDQCPVTLGNKTQGNGSCC, from the exons ataTGTGCTTTCAGCATGACTCTGTTTGTGGTCAAATACACACTGTTGTGTGCATTGATCGGCGGAACGTCGTGTGCCTGCATGTTGAAGAATCACACCTTGTGGATTGAGCGGCATGACTTTGCCCAGTGTGTGGCTATCAACACAACCATCTGCAGTGGCTACTGTTACACACAG GACACCAATCTGAAGGGACGATTTGGGAGGACCTTTCTGATCCAGCGTAGCTGTGTGCCTCTCTCCCTCATCTACCACACGGCCCCTTTTCCAGGTTGCTCTGAGGATGTCACCCCGCAGCTGTATTACCCTGCAGCCCGCCGTTGTACCTGTGGGCGCTGCGACACACGCTCACACCACTGCGTACGAACCAGACGCGTCTATTATGACCAGTGCCCCGTGACGCTTGGCAACAAGACCCAAGGAAATGGATCCTGTTGCTGA